In one Lycium barbarum isolate Lr01 chromosome 7, ASM1917538v2, whole genome shotgun sequence genomic region, the following are encoded:
- the LOC132604039 gene encoding uncharacterized protein At5g65660-like: MLNNSESSSSSSRPNIAFPLGLALLVLVLVCMTGLFSCFHHWNKLRSLLCSSTSSHDDHLDEDDQSSFDASIVSANSKTIQEQKIGESLTILMPGDDIPKFVALPAPYRCTLQLETLV, from the exons ATGTTGAATAATTCagaatcttcttcttcttcttcacggcCTAATATAGCTTTTCCTTTAGGTCTAGCTCTTCTTGTCCTAGTACTTGTTTGTATGACTGGCTTATTTTCTTGTTTCCACCATTGGAATAAGCTTCGATCCCTtctttgttcttcaacttcttctcATGATGATCATCTTGATGAAGATGATCAATCCTCATTTGATGCATCAATAGTTTCAGCCAATTCTAAAACTATCCAG GAGCAGAAGATTGGTGAGAGCTTGACTATATTGATGCCGGGAGATGATATTCCAAAGTTTGTGGCTTTGCCCGCTCCCTATCGGTGTACTCTCCAACTTGAAACACTTGTATAg